The proteins below are encoded in one region of Syntrophotalea carbinolica DSM 2380:
- a CDS encoding OmpW/AlkL family protein gives MKNRIVGIVLAAMMVVFVASVATAADDFKRYSVGVQMMFLNPDVDSVNPTASLISAEDTMTGGLTLEYFFTPNFSTELVAAIAHVDLEVGDNKVGSGEAWLLPPSLYIKYHPMPQWKVSPYVGVGVDWVYAWDETVVVGGQRYSLDIEDSFGWAAKVGADIKITENLYANVDVMYLDNETEVNSSAGLDGTDLDLKVWSYNIGMKYRF, from the coding sequence GTGAAAAACAGAATTGTTGGTATTGTGTTGGCGGCCATGATGGTCGTGTTCGTGGCTTCGGTTGCTACCGCTGCCGATGACTTCAAGCGTTACAGCGTTGGTGTGCAGATGATGTTCCTTAACCCGGATGTTGACTCTGTCAACCCCACAGCTTCCTTGATCAGTGCCGAGGACACCATGACTGGTGGCCTGACCCTGGAATATTTCTTCACCCCTAATTTCAGTACTGAACTGGTGGCTGCTATTGCCCACGTTGATCTTGAAGTTGGTGATAATAAGGTTGGATCTGGTGAAGCCTGGCTGTTGCCCCCCTCCCTGTACATCAAATACCATCCGATGCCCCAGTGGAAAGTCAGCCCCTATGTCGGTGTTGGCGTTGACTGGGTGTATGCTTGGGACGAGACTGTTGTTGTGGGTGGCCAGCGTTATAGCCTTGATATCGAAGACAGCTTCGGTTGGGCTGCAAAAGTCGGTGCCGATATCAAAATTACCGAAAATCTCTATGCTAATGTTGACGTTATGTACCTTGATAACGAAACTGAAGTTAATTCTAGTGCCGGGCTTGATGGTACAGACCTCGACCTTAAGGTCTGGAGCTACAATATCGGTATGAAATACCGCTTCTAA
- the xthA gene encoding exodeoxyribonuclease III — MKIVSFNVNGIRARLHQLRAVIDNHSPEIIGVQETKVTDADFPVDAIRELGYHVEYHGQKSHYGVALLSRQAPVQVVKGLPGDAQDAQRRLIGAAYETEHGEPLWVFNAYFPQGESRQHPTKYPGKERFYRELGDFLESRFSPEADLIVMGDANVAFRDEDIGIGQDNAKRWLRTGKCSFLPEERDWLRRLFDWGLVDTFRQSRSDAAELFSWFDYRSRGFEKDPRRGLRIDLILATQVLSRRCSGSGIDYGIRGMEKPSDHCPIWAEVDLSLAGI; from the coding sequence ATGAAGATCGTTTCGTTCAATGTGAACGGCATCCGTGCCCGTTTGCATCAGTTGCGGGCTGTCATTGACAACCATTCGCCGGAAATCATCGGGGTGCAGGAAACCAAAGTCACCGATGCGGATTTTCCGGTGGATGCGATTCGCGAACTGGGATACCACGTGGAATACCACGGACAGAAAAGCCATTACGGAGTTGCACTGTTGTCGCGGCAGGCTCCGGTGCAGGTGGTCAAAGGCTTGCCGGGGGATGCTCAGGATGCCCAGCGACGACTGATCGGTGCCGCCTATGAGACCGAACATGGGGAGCCGCTTTGGGTATTCAACGCTTATTTCCCCCAGGGCGAGTCACGGCAACATCCGACAAAGTATCCCGGCAAGGAACGTTTTTACCGGGAACTTGGCGATTTCCTGGAAAGCAGGTTTTCACCCGAGGCTGACCTGATTGTTATGGGAGACGCCAACGTGGCATTTCGGGATGAGGATATCGGTATAGGTCAAGACAACGCCAAGCGCTGGCTGCGCACCGGGAAATGCAGTTTTCTTCCCGAGGAGCGGGACTGGCTGCGGCGGCTGTTCGATTGGGGACTGGTCGATACCTTCCGGCAAAGTCGGTCCGATGCCGCGGAACTGTTCAGCTGGTTCGATTATCGCAGCCGCGGTTTTGAAAAGGATCCCCGCAGAGGCCTGCGCATCGATCTGATTCTGGCCACTCAGGTTCTAAGTCGTCGATGCTCGGGGAGCGGTATCGACTACGGGATTCGCGGTATGGAGAAACCCTCCGACCATTGCCCCATCTGGGCCGAAGTGGATTTGAGCCTGGCCGGGATATGA
- a CDS encoding tRNA (mnm(5)s(2)U34)-methyltransferase, producing MTCWAHLLLEPVLIPGGLAVDLTAGNGHDTLFLWSRVGAEGQVLAFDVQSQALLNTSRRLSEAGATVQGVDPGQPVQLHGGGVFLLQACHSYLTQLLDAHPMAVMANLGYLPGGDHGVITHRETTLKALHSAAELLAVGGRLVVTAYPGHAGGAEESRAVLDFFASLDARQWLVLNFCSTNRLQAPLLLVAEKRRAGE from the coding sequence ATGACCTGTTGGGCTCATTTGCTGCTGGAACCGGTGTTAATTCCCGGCGGATTGGCTGTCGATCTGACGGCCGGCAACGGGCACGATACCCTGTTCCTCTGGAGCCGAGTCGGTGCCGAAGGGCAGGTGCTTGCCTTCGACGTCCAGTCTCAGGCCTTGCTGAATACCTCCAGGCGTCTTTCGGAGGCCGGTGCAACGGTGCAAGGTGTGGATCCTGGCCAGCCCGTGCAATTGCATGGGGGTGGCGTTTTCCTGCTTCAAGCCTGCCATTCGTATCTGACACAGCTGCTCGATGCGCATCCCATGGCGGTCATGGCCAATCTCGGGTATTTGCCCGGCGGCGACCATGGGGTGATAACGCATCGGGAAACCACTCTCAAGGCGTTACACAGTGCAGCCGAACTGTTGGCTGTGGGCGGTCGGCTTGTCGTGACGGCCTACCCGGGCCATGCCGGTGGCGCTGAGGAGAGCCGGGCGGTGCTGGATTTCTTTGCTTCCCTCGATGCGCGCCAGTGGTTGGTCCTCAATTTTTGTTCCACCAATCGACTCCAGGCCCCCCTGCTGCTGGTGGCGGAAAAACGCCGTGCCGGTGAATGA
- the recQ gene encoding DNA helicase RecQ has product MPSDPLDILKRVFGFQSFRPLQEEIVARILDGQDAFVLMPTGGGKSLCFQLPALLRQGVGIVVSPLISLMKDQVDALRASGVRAAYYNSSLGQKAARQVLAELHAGQLDLLYIAPERLMSPGFLERLRDMDVALIAIDEAHCISQWGHDFRPEYTQLGVLRRSFPGVPLVALTATADVQTRQDILSRLELDDDDCFVTSFDRPNIRYTVLEKHQPARQLMKFLAGHGSEAGIVYALSRKRVEEVAKKLCDAGLSAAAYHAGLGDGERQRVQDEFLRDELQIVVATVAFGMGIDKSNVRFVVHYDLPKNIEGYYQETGRAGRDGLAAEALLLFGYGDIALCRGLIEKGHNEEQNRIELHKLNAMASFAEALTCRRQVLLGYFGEHATEDCGNCDICLQPPETYDATEDARKALSCVYRVGQRFGAGHVIDVLRGTRNERMLRLGHDRLSTYGIGADVSRDAWGSLVRQLVHRGYLYQDVGNYSVLRLTEKARPLLRGEITLQLAKPRIKVKAVKKPSSRSASEWSYDVALFDALRTLRKQIADHEHVPPFVVFSDATLAEMAARRPRDEAALLSVNGVGQRKLQRYGEDFLALLIDY; this is encoded by the coding sequence ATGCCGTCAGATCCCCTCGATATATTGAAGCGTGTTTTCGGATTTCAATCCTTTCGTCCTTTGCAGGAAGAAATCGTCGCCCGCATCCTTGATGGGCAGGATGCCTTCGTGCTGATGCCCACCGGTGGCGGTAAGTCCCTGTGTTTTCAATTGCCGGCGTTGCTGCGGCAAGGTGTCGGTATTGTCGTTTCACCGCTGATTTCCCTGATGAAGGATCAGGTCGATGCCCTGCGTGCCAGTGGCGTCCGAGCTGCCTATTACAATTCTTCCTTGGGCCAGAAGGCTGCTCGTCAGGTGCTGGCCGAGTTGCATGCCGGCCAGCTCGATCTTCTTTATATCGCTCCGGAACGGTTGATGAGTCCCGGATTTCTCGAGCGCCTGCGGGACATGGACGTTGCCTTGATCGCTATTGATGAAGCGCATTGCATCTCTCAATGGGGTCACGATTTCAGGCCGGAATATACCCAGTTGGGAGTGCTGCGCCGATCCTTTCCCGGTGTGCCCCTGGTGGCCTTGACTGCCACTGCCGATGTACAGACCCGTCAAGATATTCTGTCGCGTCTGGAGCTTGACGATGACGATTGTTTTGTCACCAGTTTTGATCGGCCCAATATTCGCTATACGGTTTTGGAAAAACATCAGCCGGCCAGGCAGCTTATGAAATTTCTTGCAGGGCACGGCAGCGAGGCCGGGATCGTCTATGCCTTGAGTCGCAAGCGCGTAGAAGAGGTCGCGAAGAAACTTTGCGACGCAGGATTGTCGGCCGCAGCTTACCATGCCGGTCTCGGTGATGGCGAAAGACAGCGGGTGCAGGACGAGTTTTTGCGGGACGAGCTACAGATCGTGGTAGCGACGGTAGCTTTTGGCATGGGGATCGATAAATCCAATGTTCGGTTTGTCGTGCATTACGATCTGCCCAAAAATATCGAGGGGTATTATCAGGAAACCGGTCGCGCCGGTCGCGACGGACTTGCGGCGGAGGCCCTGTTGTTGTTCGGTTACGGGGATATTGCCCTGTGTCGGGGGTTGATCGAAAAAGGCCATAACGAGGAGCAGAACCGTATAGAGTTGCACAAGCTCAATGCTATGGCCTCTTTTGCCGAAGCGCTCACCTGCCGCCGCCAGGTGTTGCTGGGTTATTTCGGTGAACATGCCACCGAGGATTGCGGCAATTGCGATATCTGTCTGCAGCCACCCGAAACCTACGATGCGACGGAAGACGCGCGCAAAGCATTGTCGTGCGTGTACCGGGTCGGTCAGCGATTCGGCGCCGGGCATGTTATCGACGTACTGCGCGGTACCCGCAATGAGCGCATGCTCCGGTTGGGACATGATCGTCTGTCCACCTACGGTATTGGTGCCGATGTCAGTCGCGATGCCTGGGGCAGCCTTGTGCGTCAATTGGTGCATCGCGGTTATCTGTATCAGGACGTGGGGAATTATTCGGTGCTGCGCTTGACGGAAAAGGCGCGTCCTTTGCTGCGTGGCGAAATAACCCTGCAACTTGCCAAACCGCGCATCAAGGTAAAGGCGGTTAAAAAGCCTTCGTCCCGGAGTGCCAGCGAGTGGTCGTACGATGTCGCTTTGTTTGACGCGCTGCGAACATTGCGTAAGCAGATAGCGGATCATGAACACGTGCCGCCTTTCGTGGTGTTTTCCGATGCCACCCTTGCGGAAATGGCCGCTCGGAGACCGCGGGATGAAGCGGCATTGCTCTCCGTTAACGGCGTCGGCCAACGTAAATTACAGCGGTACGGCGAGGACTTTTTGGCCCTGTTGATCGATTACTGA
- a CDS encoding OmpA family protein, producing MQSAIFRIFVTALCISTFCLSAWPGLAATRAKKDFSISPMVGGYVFEGDQDLEDDLTYSLGLGYNLTDSWSTEFVLNYFNTDYEHDKSGDVDGLLYRLDTLYHFMPESSLVPYLAGGIGGITVDPDHGARETDLLFNYGFGLKYFFTDSLALRGDLRHVFAFGDPENNFIYSAGLTYLFGSQQPATPRVVPKDTDQDGIIDANDACPDTPAGAPVDKLGCPLDSDKDGVPDYRDKCPGTPDSVAVDQQGCALDKDGDGVADIHDRCPDTPADTPVDTEGCMGDADKDGVADQMDKCPGTPAGLMVDQQGCPISLTLAIEFDVDKADIKPRYHSELKRGADFIRKYPESRILIAGHTDSTASDAYNLALSQRRADSVRNYVISNFGIKAERLEAKGYGEAFPIADNATVQGRQRNRRVELSVYALNKK from the coding sequence ATGCAAAGCGCTATTTTTCGTATCTTCGTTACTGCACTCTGCATATCGACTTTCTGTCTGTCGGCCTGGCCAGGTCTCGCAGCGACACGCGCCAAAAAGGATTTCTCCATATCCCCCATGGTGGGGGGCTATGTCTTCGAAGGCGACCAGGATCTTGAAGACGACCTGACCTACAGCCTCGGATTGGGCTACAACCTGACCGACAGCTGGAGCACCGAGTTCGTTCTCAACTATTTCAACACCGACTATGAGCATGACAAAAGCGGCGATGTCGACGGTTTGCTTTATCGTTTGGACACCTTGTACCATTTCATGCCCGAAAGCAGTCTGGTACCCTACCTGGCCGGCGGCATAGGCGGCATCACCGTCGACCCTGACCACGGCGCCCGCGAAACCGATCTGCTCTTCAATTACGGCTTCGGCCTGAAATACTTTTTTACCGACAGCCTGGCCCTGCGCGGCGACTTGCGTCACGTATTTGCCTTCGGGGATCCGGAAAACAATTTCATCTATTCCGCCGGTCTGACCTACCTGTTCGGCAGCCAACAACCGGCGACTCCTCGCGTCGTCCCTAAAGATACGGACCAGGATGGCATTATCGATGCCAATGATGCCTGCCCCGATACCCCGGCAGGCGCTCCCGTCGACAAACTCGGTTGCCCCCTCGACAGCGACAAAGACGGCGTACCCGACTACCGCGACAAGTGCCCCGGCACTCCGGATTCCGTTGCGGTGGACCAGCAGGGCTGTGCTCTGGACAAAGACGGTGACGGCGTCGCCGACATTCATGACCGATGCCCCGATACACCGGCGGATACACCCGTGGACACGGAAGGATGCATGGGCGATGCCGATAAAGACGGCGTTGCCGACCAGATGGACAAGTGCCCCGGCACCCCGGCAGGCCTGATGGTCGACCAACAGGGCTGCCCCATCTCCCTGACCCTGGCCATCGAATTCGATGTCGACAAAGCGGACATAAAACCCCGCTATCACAGCGAACTCAAACGCGGCGCCGATTTCATTCGCAAATATCCGGAATCCCGCATCCTGATCGCCGGCCATACCGACTCGACTGCCTCGGATGCCTACAACCTCGCACTGTCACAGCGCAGGGCCGACAGTGTCCGCAACTATGTGATCAGCAACTTCGGCATTAAAGCCGAACGCCTTGAGGCCAAGGGATACGGCGAAGCCTTCCCCATCGCCGATAATGCCACCGTCCAGGGACGGCAGCGCAACCGGCGGGTCGAGTTGAGTGTTTATGCGCTGAACAAAAAATAA